One part of the Thermoanaerobacterium sp. CMT5567-10 genome encodes these proteins:
- the rbfA gene encoding 30S ribosome-binding factor RbfA encodes MQYRSGRLSEEIKKEVSKMIFEEIKDPRISNMTSITDIEVTKDLRYAKVYISVYGNDDEKKSTLEGLKNATGFIRHELGKRIKLKYIPELIFEIDNSIEYGAHISKILKDLNKQESEDK; translated from the coding sequence ATGCAGTACAGAAGTGGACGATTATCGGAGGAAATAAAAAAAGAAGTAAGTAAAATGATCTTTGAAGAAATAAAAGACCCTAGAATCAGTAATATGACAAGTATAACGGATATTGAAGTTACAAAAGATTTAAGATATGCAAAAGTTTATATTAGCGTTTACGGCAATGATGATGAGAAAAAAAGTACTTTAGAAGGGTTAAAGAACGCAACAGGTTTTATAAGGCATGAACTCGGCAAAAGAATTAAATTAAAATATATTCCTGAATTGATATTTGAAATAGATAACTCGATAGAATATGGCGCACACATTTCAAAGATATTGAAAGACTTAAATAAACAAGAGAGTGAAGACAAATGA
- a CDS encoding bifunctional oligoribonuclease/PAP phosphatase NrnA — protein MILNDILDSINEAKEIVAVTHVSPDGDGIGCITALYKAMKKLNKDISIFIDDVVPDIYKFIPYTDKITRPINKKADLLIAVDCADAERMGSGRELLKVVPKSINIDHHVSNTLYANMNYVDTNAASSAEIVYQLIKILGIDLDQEIAESLYVGVVTDTGNFMYSSTTSFTHEVAGDLINNGVSVSKISDIIFHNIKYSKLKLISKAIDKLELYFNKKVAYMELKKEDFIETGTNISDVENIINFGRDIDGVEVAVMLVEKDGLVKGSLRSKSYVDVNKVAKEFNGGGHVRASGFLKNSSINEVKNKVLELIKNELNE, from the coding sequence ATGATTTTAAATGACATATTAGATTCCATAAATGAAGCGAAAGAAATAGTTGCCGTAACACATGTATCACCAGATGGCGATGGCATTGGATGTATTACTGCCTTATATAAAGCAATGAAGAAATTGAATAAGGATATATCTATATTCATCGATGATGTTGTACCTGATATTTATAAGTTCATACCGTATACAGATAAAATCACAAGACCCATCAATAAAAAGGCAGACTTACTAATAGCAGTAGATTGTGCAGATGCTGAGAGAATGGGAAGTGGAAGAGAATTATTAAAAGTAGTTCCTAAATCAATAAATATAGATCATCATGTGTCAAATACTTTGTACGCTAATATGAATTATGTCGATACAAATGCAGCTTCATCAGCAGAGATTGTTTATCAGTTAATAAAAATACTAGGTATTGATTTAGATCAAGAAATAGCAGAAAGTTTATATGTAGGCGTTGTTACAGACACAGGAAATTTTATGTATAGTTCAACAACATCATTTACTCATGAAGTTGCTGGTGATTTAATAAATAACGGGGTTTCTGTAAGCAAAATTTCTGATATAATTTTTCACAACATAAAATACAGCAAACTAAAATTAATAAGCAAAGCTATAGATAAATTGGAACTTTATTTTAACAAAAAAGTCGCATATATGGAATTAAAAAAAGAAGATTTTATAGAAACGGGAACAAATATCTCAGATGTTGAAAATATCATCAATTTCGGAAGAGATATAGATGGTGTAGAAGTTGCGGTTATGTTAGTAGAGAAAGATGGTTTGGTAAAGGGAAGTTTAAGGTCAAAAAGTTATGTAGATGTAAATAAAGTTGCTAAAGAATTTAACGGTGGTGGACACGTTAGAGCATCGGGATTTTTAAAAAATAGCAGTATAAATGAAGTAAAAAATAAAGTCTTAGAATTAATAAAAAATGAGCTAAATGAGTGA
- the truB gene encoding tRNA pseudouridine(55) synthase TruB, giving the protein MDGFLNVLKPPGMTSHDVVSFLRKKFNIKKIGHLGTLDPGAAGVLPICIGKATKLSQYVVSQSKTYRAEITFGFSTDSIDKFGNITEVTPVKIFTIDRIQEVLTKFKGDILQVPPIYSAKKINGKKLYEYAREGKNIEIKASPITIYDIKLVSYDIPYRIMFDVKCSKGTYIRALVRDVCDKLNIAGYMSMLVRINVGPFSLENSYTLEDIKTDKYKMIEMSNILPFPDIHLNNLDYKKIIHGNPIENNYLDVHSNFVKLYNPDNLFIGIGKVGSSKIYVERLLFGADD; this is encoded by the coding sequence ATGGATGGATTTTTAAATGTATTAAAACCACCTGGTATGACGTCGCATGATGTTGTATCTTTTTTGAGGAAAAAATTTAATATAAAAAAGATAGGACATCTTGGGACACTTGACCCAGGAGCAGCTGGCGTCTTGCCTATATGTATTGGAAAAGCGACTAAATTATCCCAGTATGTAGTATCACAAAGCAAGACTTACAGGGCAGAGATAACTTTTGGATTTTCAACAGACAGTATTGACAAGTTTGGAAACATAACAGAAGTAACACCTGTAAAAATTTTTACCATTGATAGAATACAAGAGGTTCTAACGAAATTTAAAGGTGATATTTTACAGGTACCACCTATTTATTCTGCAAAAAAAATCAATGGAAAAAAACTTTATGAATATGCGAGAGAAGGCAAAAATATTGAAATTAAAGCTTCGCCAATAACCATATATGATATAAAGCTTGTATCATATGATATACCATACAGAATAATGTTTGATGTAAAGTGCTCAAAAGGCACATATATAAGAGCTCTTGTAAGAGATGTTTGTGATAAACTTAATATCGCAGGATATATGTCTATGCTGGTTAGAATAAATGTTGGGCCATTTTCTCTAGAAAATTCATATACATTAGAAGATATTAAGACTGATAAATACAAAATGATTGAAATGAGTAATATTTTGCCATTTCCAGATATTCACCTTAATAATCTTGACTACAAAAAAATAATACATGGAAACCCGATAGAAAACAATTATTTAGACGTGCATTCTAATTTTGTTAAACTGTATAATCCAGATAATTTGTTTATTGGTATTGGCAAAGTAGGTAGTTCTAAGATATATGTTGAAAGATTATTATTTGGAGCTGATGACTAA
- a CDS encoding bifunctional riboflavin kinase/FAD synthetase has translation MVILDEYNIKKYNDKKVIALGNFDGIHLGHQELIKKAIELSKINNMSSSVFTFRQHTMKTIRKKNFPKLLITNRKKLEEFSKFMLDYVIIFDFNKDFSLLPPENFIKDILIDKLNMKIAIVGENYRFGYKASGDIQLLKSFSKIYNYIVEVIEPVKLNEIIISSSYIRSLIQEGKIEEANKCLGRYFSLEGYVISGRKVGRKLGFPTANISIDRDYIIPLNGVYLTRVKILNKYFLGITNVGINPTFNVNNLSVETYIVDFNENIYGMFIEVEFIKRIRDEIKFNSEEELIEQMKKDYVFAKSHKYILHN, from the coding sequence TTGGTAATACTCGATGAATATAACATAAAAAAGTATAATGATAAAAAGGTGATCGCTCTTGGAAATTTTGATGGAATTCATCTTGGACATCAAGAATTAATAAAAAAAGCCATTGAATTATCTAAGATTAACAATATGTCAAGCTCTGTTTTTACGTTCAGACAGCATACAATGAAGACGATACGTAAAAAAAATTTCCCTAAACTTTTAATAACTAATAGAAAAAAATTAGAGGAATTCTCTAAGTTTATGCTCGATTATGTCATAATTTTTGACTTTAATAAAGATTTTTCATTACTACCGCCTGAAAATTTTATTAAGGATATTCTCATCGACAAATTAAATATGAAAATTGCTATAGTAGGGGAAAATTATAGATTTGGTTATAAAGCCAGTGGTGATATTCAATTGCTTAAGAGTTTTTCTAAAATTTATAATTACATAGTTGAAGTCATTGAACCTGTAAAGTTGAATGAAATCATAATTAGCAGCAGTTATATACGCTCTTTGATTCAAGAAGGTAAAATTGAAGAAGCCAACAAGTGTCTTGGAAGATATTTCAGCTTAGAAGGTTATGTCATTAGCGGGAGAAAAGTAGGGAGAAAGCTAGGATTTCCAACTGCAAATATAAGTATTGATAGAGATTATATCATTCCTTTAAATGGTGTATATCTAACAAGAGTAAAAATACTTAATAAATATTTTTTAGGTATAACGAACGTTGGTATTAATCCTACTTTTAATGTCAATAACTTGTCTGTAGAAACATACATAGTAGATTTTAATGAAAATATTTATGGTATGTTTATAGAAGTTGAATTTATTAAGCGCATACGGGATGAAATAAAATTTAATAGTGAAGAAGAACTCATAGAACAGATGAAAAAAGATTATGTATTTGCAAAATCTCATAAATATATTTTACATAATTAA
- the rpsO gene encoding 30S ribosomal protein S15: MLDKERKNEIIAQNRIHEKDTGSPEVQIALLTERINSLNEHLKVHKKDHHSRRGLLKMVGQRRGLLNYLMKKDMDRYRAIVEKLDLRK; the protein is encoded by the coding sequence ATGTTAGACAAAGAAAGAAAAAATGAAATTATTGCACAAAACAGAATTCATGAGAAAGATACTGGTTCTCCAGAAGTTCAGATTGCATTACTTACTGAGAGAATTAATTCTTTGAATGAACATTTAAAGGTTCATAAAAAAGATCATCATTCAAGACGTGGCTTGCTTAAGATGGTTGGTCAAAGAAGAGGATTATTAAATTATCTAATGAAGAAGGATATGGACAGGTACCGTGCCATCGTTGAAAAGTTAGATTTAAGAAAATAG
- a CDS encoding polyribonucleotide nucleotidyltransferase — protein MERNFELDLAGKKLIVQTGKLAQLANGSALVRYGDTVVLVTACASKEPREGIDFFPLSVDYEERLYSVGKIPGGFIKREGKPTEKAILTSRLIDRPIRPLFPHGYRNDVQVIATVLSVDPDVQPEIVAMIGSSVALSISDIPFNGPTGSVSVALVDGKFIINPDLATREKSDLHLTVSGTKDAIMMVEAGANEVPEEVMLDAIMYAHEYIKKIVEFIEGIVKEVGLPKAEVTIHEIDSNLEHLVREFATEKIYNALRTEEKKERNDNIDKVEEEVLEHFKDEYPDNLADIDEVLYTITKEQMRKMITEEKIRVDGRGLDDIRPITCDVGVLPRTHGSAVFTRGQTQVMTVATLGPLGDIQILDGLGDEESKRYMHHYNFPPYSVGETRPLRGPGRREIGHGALAERALEPMIPSEEEFPYTIRLVSEVLSSNGSTSQASVCGSTLALMDAGVPIKAPVAGVAMGLIKEGETVSILTDIQGIEDFLGDMDFKVAGTEKGITAIQMDIKIAGIDRNILSAALEKARKGRLFILNKMLETIKEPRKELSPYAPRIISLNVDPEKIRDIIGAGGKTINKIIADTGVKIDIEDDGRVFISSTDLKAGEKAKMIIEAITKNVEVGAIYLGKVTRIASFGAFVEIAPGKEGLVHISKLDKKHVNKVEDVVNIGDEILVKVTEIDKQGRINLSRKDALPDESKNDKEV, from the coding sequence ATGGAAAGAAATTTCGAACTTGATCTTGCTGGGAAAAAATTAATAGTCCAAACTGGAAAACTGGCACAACTAGCTAATGGTAGTGCACTTGTCAGATATGGTGATACTGTGGTATTAGTGACGGCTTGCGCTTCAAAAGAGCCAAGGGAAGGCATTGATTTTTTCCCGTTAAGTGTTGATTATGAAGAGAGGCTGTATTCTGTAGGTAAAATACCAGGAGGTTTTATTAAACGAGAAGGTAAACCTACAGAAAAAGCTATTTTAACATCAAGACTAATAGACAGACCTATAAGGCCATTGTTTCCTCATGGTTATAGAAATGATGTACAAGTTATTGCTACTGTTTTATCTGTTGATCCTGATGTACAGCCAGAAATTGTTGCTATGATAGGGTCGTCGGTTGCATTATCTATATCAGACATTCCGTTTAATGGCCCTACGGGTTCAGTGTCAGTAGCACTAGTTGACGGAAAATTTATAATTAATCCTGATTTGGCTACAAGGGAAAAAAGCGATCTTCATTTGACTGTTTCTGGTACAAAAGACGCTATTATGATGGTTGAAGCAGGTGCTAATGAAGTTCCTGAGGAAGTAATGTTAGATGCAATTATGTACGCTCATGAGTACATAAAGAAAATAGTAGAGTTTATAGAAGGTATTGTAAAAGAAGTAGGACTTCCTAAAGCGGAGGTAACTATACATGAAATAGACAGTAATTTAGAACATCTTGTAAGAGAATTTGCAACAGAAAAAATATATAATGCACTTAGGACAGAGGAAAAAAAGGAAAGAAATGATAACATAGACAAAGTAGAAGAAGAAGTACTAGAGCATTTTAAAGATGAGTATCCAGACAACCTTGCTGATATCGATGAGGTCCTATACACAATCACAAAAGAACAAATGCGAAAAATGATCACTGAAGAAAAAATAAGAGTAGATGGAAGAGGACTTGATGATATAAGGCCTATAACTTGCGATGTGGGAGTTTTGCCTAGGACACATGGTTCAGCAGTCTTTACTCGTGGACAAACACAGGTGATGACAGTCGCAACATTAGGACCGCTTGGAGATATACAAATATTAGATGGCTTAGGTGATGAAGAATCCAAGCGATATATGCATCATTATAATTTTCCTCCTTATAGTGTTGGTGAAACAAGACCATTAAGAGGGCCCGGAAGAAGAGAAATTGGACATGGTGCGTTAGCAGAAAGAGCACTGGAGCCTATGATACCATCCGAAGAAGAGTTTCCATATACAATAAGATTAGTATCGGAGGTGCTAAGTTCAAACGGCTCTACTTCTCAAGCAAGTGTATGCGGAAGTACGTTGGCACTTATGGATGCTGGTGTCCCGATTAAAGCACCTGTTGCAGGTGTTGCTATGGGACTTATTAAAGAGGGTGAAACTGTATCGATTCTGACAGACATACAAGGAATAGAAGATTTTCTTGGTGACATGGATTTTAAAGTGGCTGGTACCGAAAAAGGAATAACAGCAATTCAAATGGATATAAAAATTGCTGGTATTGATCGCAACATTCTATCAGCAGCACTAGAAAAAGCACGAAAAGGTAGACTTTTTATTTTGAATAAAATGTTAGAAACAATAAAAGAACCTAGAAAAGAATTATCTCCTTATGCTCCAAGAATAATTAGCTTAAATGTAGACCCTGAAAAAATAAGAGATATAATTGGAGCCGGTGGTAAAACAATAAATAAAATAATTGCAGATACGGGTGTTAAAATAGACATAGAAGATGATGGACGAGTGTTTATATCATCAACTGACTTAAAAGCTGGCGAAAAAGCCAAAATGATCATTGAAGCAATAACAAAAAATGTAGAAGTTGGTGCAATATATTTAGGAAAGGTTACTAGAATTGCTTCATTTGGTGCATTTGTCGAGATTGCACCCGGTAAAGAAGGATTAGTGCATATTTCAAAACTAGATAAAAAACATGTAAATAAAGTTGAAGATGTTGTAAACATAGGAGATGAAATTTTAGTAAAAGTAACTGAGATTGATAAACAAGGACGAATAAATTTATCAAGGAAAGATGCTTTGCCAGACGAATCTAAAAATGACAAGGAAGTGTAA
- a CDS encoding polysaccharide deacetylase family protein: MKIYYIKYPKKSILLILVIIIAIILLGILINHSIATFNTNDPIYRGDANEKKIAFACNVAWGNEYIPKMLEIFKENNIKITFFFEGQWVEKNPEIVKQISKEGHEIASHGYTHVKYTQWSKEKYAEDITRAGDVLKKITGVKPNLFAPPYGDFNDDVVKTAENLGYKVILWSLDTIDWSNPGVNNIIDRVVKKAHNGAIVLMHPTKGTVEALPTIINDLKEKGYVITNVSNILK; the protein is encoded by the coding sequence TTGAAAATATATTATATAAAATACCCTAAAAAATCTATTTTATTGATTTTAGTAATAATTATTGCAATAATTTTACTAGGCATATTAATAAATCATTCTATAGCTACATTTAACACAAATGATCCTATATATAGAGGAGATGCCAACGAAAAAAAGATAGCTTTTGCGTGTAACGTAGCATGGGGAAATGAATATATTCCGAAAATGTTAGAAATTTTTAAAGAAAATAATATAAAAATAACTTTTTTCTTTGAAGGGCAATGGGTAGAAAAGAATCCAGAAATAGTTAAACAGATTTCAAAAGAAGGCCACGAAATTGCAAGTCATGGATATACCCATGTTAAATATACGCAGTGGAGCAAGGAAAAATATGCAGAAGATATTACAAGGGCTGGAGATGTGCTTAAAAAAATAACTGGTGTTAAACCCAATCTTTTTGCTCCACCATACGGCGATTTTAACGATGACGTTGTAAAAACCGCCGAAAATTTGGGATATAAAGTTATTCTTTGGAGTCTTGATACCATTGATTGGAGTAACCCAGGAGTTAACAATATTATCGACAGAGTTGTAAAAAAAGCACATAATGGAGCAATAGTATTAATGCATCCCACGAAAGGAACGGTAGAAGCGTTACCTACTATTATAAATGATTTAAAGGAGAAAGGTTATGTAATTACTAACGTTTCAAATATTTTAAAATAA
- a CDS encoding pitrilysin family protein, producing MYIQKKINDIDVVAYRMPYVSSVYIGIWLKVGSRHEKKEQNGISHFIEHMVFKGSKRRSAKDIAEEIDNIGGQLNGFTGKESTCFYVKVYKSYVEKAIDVLFDMVFNPFFKDDDIEKEKKVVIEEINMNNDSPEDLAYDMLSSLVWNGNSLSYPVLGTEDTVKSFDKDMLIKYYKNNYIKENIVISIAGNFDDSIFDSIAEKTAEVISSKTEIFLEKPNWNKGIILKSKEYEQINICISMPSIKYSFENIYSLSIISNAFGGGMSSRLFQKIREEKGLVYSIYSYPSTYIDTGAFTIFASTSIENLKTVYEIISDEIYSVKENGFSEDEIDKFKEQLKISILMDMDSISSRMSVMGKSLLFLRKIYTVDDIINKIKSIEYEDVNNLAKKIFNIDQLGISVVGNVNKKQIGWLN from the coding sequence ATGTACATACAAAAGAAGATTAATGATATAGACGTAGTAGCTTATAGAATGCCATACGTAAGTTCAGTCTATATAGGAATATGGCTGAAAGTAGGTTCACGGCATGAAAAAAAAGAACAAAATGGTATATCTCATTTTATCGAGCACATGGTGTTTAAAGGCTCAAAAAGAAGAAGTGCTAAAGACATAGCAGAAGAAATTGATAACATTGGAGGACAGCTAAACGGATTTACAGGAAAAGAAAGTACTTGCTTTTATGTAAAAGTATATAAGTCATACGTAGAAAAAGCAATTGATGTACTTTTTGACATGGTATTTAATCCTTTTTTCAAAGATGACGATATAGAAAAGGAAAAGAAAGTAGTTATCGAAGAAATAAATATGAATAATGATTCTCCAGAAGATCTTGCATATGATATGCTGTCAAGCCTTGTTTGGAATGGCAATTCATTATCATATCCGGTTCTTGGAACAGAAGATACTGTAAAATCTTTTGATAAAGACATGTTAATAAAATATTATAAAAACAATTATATAAAAGAAAATATTGTCATTTCTATTGCTGGAAATTTTGATGATTCAATATTTGATTCTATTGCCGAAAAAACAGCAGAAGTAATTTCTTCAAAGACAGAGATATTTTTAGAGAAACCTAACTGGAACAAAGGAATTATATTAAAAAGCAAAGAATATGAGCAGATAAATATATGTATAAGTATGCCTAGTATAAAATATTCATTTGAAAATATATATTCTTTATCTATTATTAGCAATGCATTTGGAGGTGGTATGAGCTCTAGACTATTTCAAAAAATTCGCGAAGAAAAAGGGCTTGTATATTCAATATATTCATATCCTTCTACATATATTGATACTGGAGCATTTACAATATTCGCTAGTACATCAATCGAAAATTTAAAGACAGTATATGAAATAATTAGTGATGAAATATACAGCGTAAAAGAAAATGGTTTTTCAGAAGATGAAATCGACAAATTTAAAGAACAACTAAAAATAAGTATTTTAATGGATATGGATAGCATCAGCAGCAGAATGTCTGTAATGGGAAAGTCACTTCTTTTTCTGAGGAAAATTTACACTGTTGATGATATAATAAATAAAATAAAGTCTATTGAATATGAAGATGTAAATAATCTTGCAAAAAAAATATTTAATATAGATCAGTTAGGAATTTCTGTAGTAGGAAATGTAAATAAAAAACAGATAGGATGGTTAAATTGA
- the dut gene encoding dUTP diphosphatase produces MVKLNNKIVLKIKKTNDALDLPLPKYMSSGAAGMDLYAKVKEDVIIKPGEIKLIETGIMIQLPEGYEAQIRPRSGLALKNGITMLNSPGTIDSDYRGEIKLIIINLGKSDFIVKRGLRIAQMIINKVETPEILEVSELDDTKRGENGFGHTGL; encoded by the coding sequence ATGGTTAAATTGAACAACAAAATAGTACTTAAAATAAAAAAAACCAATGATGCTCTAGATTTGCCTCTGCCAAAATACATGAGCAGTGGTGCTGCAGGCATGGACCTGTATGCAAAAGTTAAAGAAGATGTAATAATAAAACCAGGCGAAATTAAATTGATTGAAACAGGTATAATGATACAATTACCCGAAGGATATGAGGCACAAATTCGTCCAAGAAGTGGACTTGCGCTAAAAAATGGTATAACAATGTTAAACTCACCAGGCACCATTGATTCCGATTATAGAGGTGAAATTAAATTAATAATCATTAATTTAGGAAAATCAGACTTTATCGTCAAAAGAGGTCTTAGAATTGCACAAATGATTATAAACAAAGTAGAAACACCCGAGATACTAGAAGTATCCGAATTGGATGATACTAAAAGAGGTGAAAATGGTTTTGGTCATACAGGTCTATAA
- a CDS encoding YlmC/YmxH family sporulation protein — MRLSEFGNKEIVNLNDGKRLGLIEDSDLIIDENTGEINSIIVYESKGSLFRSKPNYVEIPWEYIKKIGNDMIIVEVELDKMRKFS, encoded by the coding sequence ATGCGGTTAAGTGAATTTGGTAATAAAGAAATCGTCAATTTAAATGACGGCAAAAGACTTGGCTTGATAGAAGATTCAGATCTTATAATAGATGAAAATACAGGGGAAATAAATTCAATTATTGTATACGAATCAAAAGGCTCTCTTTTCAGAAGCAAGCCTAATTACGTAGAAATACCTTGGGAATACATTAAAAAAATAGGCAACGATATGATAATTGTCGAAGTTGAACTCGATAAGATGAGAAAATTTTCATGA
- the dapG gene encoding aspartate kinase: MTYNERVVNTNILVQKFGGTSVSTAERRNMAVSKVGDAIEQGFMPVVVVSAIGRSGDPYATDTLINFAKSIYKDMPKRELDILMSCGEIISSVIFANTLMSKGYKSKVFTGGQAGIITDNNFGDAEIIRVEPQYILDALNQNIIPVVAGFQGITVDGDVTTLGRGGSDTTAALLGEALKAYAVEIYTDVDGIMTADPRIVSNAHILKRISYNEVFQLAEQGAKVIHPRAVEIAMRGNIPLIIKNTMSDSPGTIITQYNNVYNNIYESDNLVTGIANMNNRVQIIMDLDKDDKDIFGKIAEAKISIDLINVFPDKKIFTISEFDLTKLEQLLNENQIKYEKRKNCSKVSIIGNRIRGVPGVMARIIKSLSENGIEIYQTSDSHNTISCLVSQDKADKAVKVLHDEFKLENYN; the protein is encoded by the coding sequence ATGACATATAATGAAAGGGTGGTTAATACGAACATCTTAGTTCAAAAATTTGGAGGCACATCAGTATCAACAGCTGAAAGAAGAAATATGGCAGTTTCAAAAGTAGGAGATGCTATTGAACAAGGATTTATGCCTGTTGTCGTAGTATCAGCTATCGGAAGAAGTGGAGATCCTTATGCAACTGATACATTGATTAACTTTGCAAAATCCATATATAAGGATATGCCAAAAAGAGAACTTGACATATTAATGTCCTGTGGTGAAATCATTTCAAGTGTAATTTTTGCCAATACATTAATGAGCAAAGGCTATAAATCAAAAGTTTTTACTGGAGGACAAGCAGGAATCATTACAGATAATAATTTCGGAGATGCAGAAATAATTAGAGTAGAGCCGCAGTACATTCTTGATGCTTTAAATCAAAATATAATTCCTGTTGTGGCCGGTTTTCAAGGAATAACAGTAGATGGTGATGTGACAACATTAGGTAGAGGTGGCAGCGATACGACTGCTGCACTGCTGGGGGAAGCATTGAAGGCATATGCTGTTGAAATTTATACAGATGTAGATGGCATTATGACTGCAGATCCTAGAATCGTATCTAATGCACATATACTAAAGCGAATAAGCTATAATGAAGTTTTTCAACTAGCAGAACAAGGCGCTAAAGTTATACATCCACGCGCAGTAGAAATCGCAATGAGAGGCAATATACCGTTAATAATAAAAAATACAATGAGTGATAGCCCTGGAACCATAATTACTCAATATAACAATGTTTATAATAATATTTATGAATCTGATAATCTTGTTACAGGAATAGCAAATATGAATAACAGAGTTCAAATTATTATGGATTTAGATAAAGATGATAAAGATATATTTGGGAAGATTGCAGAAGCAAAAATCAGCATTGACTTAATAAATGTCTTTCCTGACAAAAAAATATTTACTATTTCTGAGTTTGATTTAACAAAATTAGAACAGTTATTAAATGAAAATCAAATAAAATACGAAAAAAGAAAAAATTGCAGTAAAGTTTCAATAATTGGCAACAGAATACGTGGTGTGCCAGGTGTCATGGCAAGAATAATAAAATCATTATCTGAAAATGGTATTGAAATTTATCAAACGTCTGACTCTCATAACACTATATCGTGCCTTGTAAGTCAAGATAAAGCAGATAAAGCTGTTAAAGTTTTGCACGATGAATTTAAGCTAGAAAATTACAATTAG
- a CDS encoding ClpP family protease — MDTFKNDDLPPQTNTAVQQNIQSFGQTNLPNFESSIHCLTIIGQIEGHLILPPQNKTTKYEHIIPQLVAIEENPQIKGLLILLNTVGGDVEAGLAIAEMISSLSKPTVSIVLGGGHSIGVPLAVSSNYSFIVPSATMTIHPIRMTGLVIGVPQTFDYFNKMQDRIVEFVIRNSRIKRDAFMNLMLKIGELANDVGTILVGKEAVDYGLIDEVGGVSEAINKLQQLIKEKENKR; from the coding sequence ATGGATACATTTAAAAATGATGACTTGCCTCCACAAACGAATACAGCAGTACAACAGAACATACAGAGTTTTGGACAAACAAATTTACCAAACTTCGAAAGTAGCATACATTGTCTTACAATAATTGGTCAAATTGAAGGGCACCTTATTTTGCCACCCCAAAATAAAACAACAAAATACGAACATATAATTCCACAGTTGGTAGCTATCGAAGAAAATCCTCAAATAAAAGGCCTTTTGATACTCTTAAATACAGTGGGCGGTGATGTTGAAGCAGGATTAGCAATAGCGGAAATGATATCTAGCTTATCGAAACCAACAGTATCAATTGTATTGGGTGGTGGACATAGTATAGGAGTGCCTCTAGCAGTGTCGTCTAATTATTCTTTTATAGTGCCAAGTGCAACAATGACGATCCATCCTATAAGGATGACAGGATTAGTAATAGGTGTACCTCAAACATTTGACTATTTCAATAAAATGCAGGACAGAATAGTTGAATTTGTGATAAGAAATTCAAGAATTAAAAGAGACGCTTTTATGAATCTTATGCTAAAAATAGGAGAATTAGCAAACGATGTGGGCACCATTTTAGTAGGTAAGGAAGCTGTAGATTATGGCCTAATCGATGAAGTTGGAGGTGTTTCTGAAGCAATAAATAAACTTCAACAGTTGATTAAAGAAAAAGAAAATAAAAGGTGA
- a CDS encoding YlzJ-like family protein gives MLYTIIPYELIFEHRDNIKDNIIETNIEGKMFLLEKEENRYKIIRLYSTNPNDYLETKYMPGNTIDFKKI, from the coding sequence ATGTTATATACAATAATACCATATGAGCTTATATTTGAACATCGCGATAATATAAAAGATAATATTATCGAAACAAATATAGAAGGAAAAATGTTTCTTTTAGAAAAAGAAGAAAACAGATATAAAATTATAAGATTATATTCAACAAATCCGAATGATTATTTAGAAACTAAATATATGCCAGGAAATACAATTGATTTTAAAAAAATATAA